CATGGATGAGATAATAGTTTGCATTACAGGAGCTAGCGGTGTAATTTATTCAAAACGGCTTTTAGAAGTTTTAAAAGAAGAAAATATTAAAACATCGCTGATAATTTCAAATTCCGCGAAAAAAATAATTAAACACGAACTTAAAATGGAAATTGACGAATTTAAAAAACTTGCAGATAACTACTACGAAAACGATAACTTTTTTTCACCTGTAGCATCAGGTTCACATAAATTTAAAGCAGCAGTGGTAGTTCCATGTTCTATGAAGTCTTTATCATCAATAGCAACTGGATACAGCGATAATTTAATTGGAAGAGTCTGTGACATTGCATTAAAAGAGCGAAGAAATTTAACAATTGTTCCAAGAGAAATGCCATTTAGTACAATTCATCTTGAAAATATGGCGAAACTATCACATTTAGGAGTTTCAATAATTCCGCCAGCTCCTGGATTTTATAACGATCCAAAAACAATAGACGACCTCGTCAACTTTGTTGTTGGAAGAATTTTGGACAATTTAAAAATCGAAAATAAAATATTTAAGAGATGGGGAGAATAATTACCTGCTAATAACTTGGTGAAAATATGCTTGATAAATTAGGCCAGAACCTCTCTGATGCACTAAACAAAATTAAGAACGCTACTTTTGTCGATAAAAAACTCGTAAAAGAAGTAATTAAAGATATCCAGAAAGCTTTAATCCAATCTGACGTTAATGTAAAGCTCGTATTTAATATGAGCAAGGAAATTGAGAGAAAAGCTATTGAAGAAGCGCCTCCAAAAGGACTCTCGAAAAAAGAGCACATTGTAAAGATTGTTTACGATGAACTTGTAAAATTACTTGGAGAAACCACTCAAAAATTAGAACTTGACCCTTCAAAAAAATCTGTAATTTTACTTATAGGTATTCAGGGAAGCGGTAAGACAACGAGTGCCGCAAAACTTGCAAGATATATCCAGAAAAAAGGTTTAAGACCTGGATTAATCGCAGCGGATGTTTACAGACCTGCAGCATACCAGCAATTGAAGCAGCTATCTGAAAAAATAAATGTTCCACTATTTGGTGACG
This Methanococcus maripaludis C5 DNA region includes the following protein-coding sequences:
- a CDS encoding UbiX family flavin prenyltransferase, giving the protein MDEIIVCITGASGVIYSKRLLEVLKEENIKTSLIISNSAKKIIKHELKMEIDEFKKLADNYYENDNFFSPVASGSHKFKAAVVVPCSMKSLSSIATGYSDNLIGRVCDIALKERRNLTIVPREMPFSTIHLENMAKLSHLGVSIIPPAPGFYNDPKTIDDLVNFVVGRILDNLKIENKIFKRWGE